In the genome of Arachis stenosperma cultivar V10309 chromosome 6, arast.V10309.gnm1.PFL2, whole genome shotgun sequence, the window aatatatgtataatttttaatatattttaaatatatattatttaaatatattttatattgataattgatttgagaactaattttaatatacaactAACATCATGTTAATTTATAAGTTGGATGAAAAGTAGAAGTAGTATAATTTGAAGGTTTTACTTTGTGGAGTCTTTGATCTTTTATATGTTGACTGCGATTGTGACCATGCACACGATCTGAGCGTCCACATATTTCTTATTATGTTAAATCTTGGCCCTTTGTTCAACTTTGAGTTTATCACGTTTTATATATTAGCTATGCACACGTTTTAGACATGAAAAATAAGTGGTTTTTTGAACTATTTTTCTCcacaaaagagaaaagaaacaTCCTTTTCATAATAAAAACTTCTCATGTCATATATTTTATATCGgtataaaaaatcttaaaatagaaataattactATTACACATACTGCAAACCGAATTATTTGTTaacaaactataaaaaaattcatcttttagttttgttttatctttattGACAATATACTTGTTAACACATTTATCAATTATCACATATTAATCCTCTTATACTTTGttgctaaaaattttaataattattataattatcagtAAAGATTTTTTTAGTAGTCATAAAAACCTATAATTTGTCATTATAATATATGAATATGATGAAAAATATACAAttatcacaaaaaaattaactaaaaacaTAGTAGCAATAATAATGCTGCTACCGCTAAAAATTTACTATTAGAACTGATTTTTCTTATAGTGACaattaagttaaaaaatattagatgatacaatttttcttttaaaaacaaaaattagtcGACTCTATTTTTTCTACTAAAAATATCAATTCGCTGACATTCCGCTTGAATTAAAGGAAAATGTAACCAATGATAAACATACTTCTCACTATTCACTAATGGTGGTCATCACATCTAAGAACGAAGTAGAGGGTTTCTATAGAGGTTATGTAGTCTCCTTAGTCCCAATGAATCAATATTTTTGTCTTATGTTCCTCAAGTGGTTGAAAGatgaataatataattaaaagataaaataaactaaacatGTCATCAAGATGAATTAAATGTGTTAAAAGACCCTTGATAAATTATAGGACCATTAATAAACTTGTCATCTAATTAAAAGACCATGGGAATTTTCGGATCAATCTCTCTGGTCACACTTTCACCAGTATTAACtagattaataataaaattgtcAAATTCTCCATTAGAATGATGGAACTCATCTTACATCAGAGAAGCTTACAAGCTAATATACAAGTTGACTAATTATAACTGCCAACTAACTCTACAGCTGTCAACTAAGCAACTTAACCATAGATAAACCATTTAGAATAATTAACTTAACCATGCCTATAACCATTAGCTACCAGGTTGGCAGATTGTCGTCTAACCAATCAcaactaattaaataataatttggCTTAGATTTAAGGCCAATCTTTTCATGTCTTTAATTTTGGTCTCGAAATCATCgaaattattttttgtagtaagttttaaatattaaaaaattgtttatttttatattttaatttaaatattaatttttatctctttttagTAAGTTAGACAAGTGTATATAGACACCATAACATACACCTAAATTTAATGCATATATCATAATGAACAAAGGAATAAAAAAGACTTATTATTGCAATGGCTCTCTTCTATTATACCCTTGCAAGGgaataaattaaagtaaccacaacaacaaagaaacacaaaatacaaGAAGAAGATCATTAATGCATGCATGCAAAATCCTTACTGCTAACAACaaactaaatatataaaaagtgattatttaattaatttttggtGGAAATGATTGTCTTCAAATAAAGAGGGTCACAAGGAATAGCAAGTGCGCCCTCCTGAGAGAAACCGTACTCCTCTTCAGCTTGCTTTAAGAGTTGAACAAAGTCAGGGTTATCCAAATGCCCCAATTCAATGAAGAACCTCTCTTCCTTCCAACCTTGTGTTGCAATCACCACAAAATGCCCCTCTTTCACTCCTTTCTCATCATCATGTGACGATGATGAGAACAACAATTTCTTCATCATTGGTAACAACCCTCCCTTTCCCTTCCTCCATAATAATCCTCCTCTACTACTAATACTTCCTCTTTTAGCCATGTGTCTAGAGAAGAAAAGGTTCATCTATTGAAAAACTGTTGCATGCAATATCCCAATATATATAGAGGCTGCTGTGAGATACTTAATCAATAATGGGAAGTAATTGATTAAATCTTGGTACGTATAGataagcatatatatatatatatagtataatcGACAATGGCATGTGAGTTCTCATTAATGGTGACTGTCACTGTTTCTCCAATTTCGGGGAAATTTTAGCTAAGAGATAGGAAGATTCTCAGATGATGTCACAATAAGAATGTTTGGCATTTAATTATTTGCGTTTTTCTGAGAGCGTTTAAGGCCTAAAGAGTAGGTAATGTAGTCATTGCTAAATTATTGTTTAGCTATTAGAGTTTGGAAGAATTCAAATAAGACAAATTGATCAagatttattgatttatttatgtatttatttatttctttactattattattattattattattagtttagATTCTGTTGGTATTAAAAAATGAGTTTTGTCTTTCATTGATGGAAAACTGGGGAAGAGAGAATTGAAAAGTGTATGATTTGATCATTTGAGAGATAACAGATTGGTATGTTATTGTGTTATTTACATAGCTAGTGGAGGGAAACATAAGCAACTAATTCTATTATGAAATTTAGAGACTAAGTAACAGTTATATCTTGCTTTGTATGAGCTGATTCTGGATCATTTTTACTTCTGCATGGGTTATCTGTTATCCTCCCTCAAATTCATGTTACTCTTTGTGTAACCCTGAATTTGTCTCTAAATTTCTCAAACAATATCATGGACAATGACTTCGTGAATATATTTGCATCTTAAGAAAAAGATAGACTGCGCACCACATGTAGTTTTTGTTGATTAACTCTTTAATACACGAAATGCAAGTCCAATTCAAAGTGTTTGGTTCAACTATGAAAAATTGATTTGCCGGCAAGAGAACTGCACTACTATTGTAGGAGAATAAGGTAGGAATAGCTGAGGATGAAATGCGAAGCTCTTGCATCAGATACTGGATCTAGATGATGTCAAAGTCAGTAGCAGTGAGTACACGATATTCAACTTCAGAAGATGACCAGCTCAATGAAGCTTGTTTTCTACTCAACGATGATACTAGATCTAGATGATGTCAGAGTCAGCAGCAGTAAGTACACGATATTCAACTTTAGGGGATGATCAGCTTACTGAAACATGTTTTCTACTCAACCATGATACTAAATTCAATCCTAGATAGATACCATAACCACAAGTTGATCGTTGATAGTTAATATTAGACTCCAGTATGAGTTTGCAAAGCCAAAAATGCTCAATTAGAACAAACATGAAAAGTAAGTCcaactacaaaaaaaaaaaaaaaattgatctaTGATCATGGTAAAACTAGTGAAAAGGGTGACTAgagatctatggtcacggtttttttaTCGTAACCTATTTTGTCATGGTCATAGTTTTATAATCACGGTTTTTTAGTTGTGGTCAcagtttcaatttttaaattctaacattttaggccacgttttttttttaccgTAATCATAGGTTACTTTATGTTCATGTgtaaaaaccgtgaccatagccacGGACGAAGAAACAACGACGATGACAACAGACGCACAGGGAGCACCAAAACGCGACGACATAGTACAGTGAGCCACGGATGGAGACGACGACACCATAAATTCAATGACGATGCAGGGAGCAGTGCAGTGGTGGTAGCCAGCGGCGACGATTTGGCCAGTGGCTGCGAGGAAAAGACCCCTTTCTAAGTGTATTAGTGTGTGTGTGAGACATTGAGAGACTCGAGTGAGGGGAAGCGGGAATTGGGGTTAGGTTTTTTTTTGTAACAACAACAAAACGATGCCATTTCGGGTGTGGGGGGAAGGGGGTGGTAGGGCAAAAAAAGGACCAAAAACATCTTTAGGTTACCCCCAAGAACTGAAATCATAGACCCCTTTTAGATCATCTTTTTGTAAAACCACGACTATAGACCTTTTTAGGTCACGCACCAAAACCGTGAAGACGCCTTTAGGTCACCTTCAAAAATTGTGACTATAGACTCCTTTTAGgtcactctttttcaaaaaactgTAGCCATAGATCCATTTAAGTCATCCCCAAAATTGTGACCATAGATACCTTTAGGTCACTCTCTAAAATCATGCATGACCATACACCCTTTTAAGTCACTCTTCAAAACTTTGActatagacccttttaggttaCTCTTTCGTAAAATTGTGACTATAGATCTTTTTAAGTTATCTCctaaaactgtgaccatagatcCTTGTAAATCATCCCTTAAAattgtgaccatagacccctttaggtcactcactaaaatcgtgaccatagatccTTTTAGgtcattttattttaaaaatcgtGACTATAAACTCTTTTAGGTTATCTTTCAAAATTGTGACCTATATTTCTTTTTAGATCACCCCATAACTATGACCATAAACCTTTTTAAGCTAcaccttttttaaaaaatccatGACCATAAATTCTTAGGATTATGATTTTTTAccgtaacaaaaaaaaattatagccATAGACCTAAAAGTGTTGTGGTGTATCCCTGATTAACACTACTAGCCAACTACTTTAATATTCTCTTAACACACTTCCAATAACTTTCTAAGGGCTTATGCATGTACTGATTAACTTTGTtaagaaataatgaaattttaGGGCAAGTTGAAGTTATATATTGTAAAGAGCCTACAAGGATCAATATAAAAAGAAGGTTTTGCAAATACATCATCCCCATATTAGATAATTTCATAGAGGTAATCATAAGGGTTGGTACAGCAACAGTATTACTCATGTTTGCTTTAACTAAACCatctttaatattttatgtCTGACACAAGTGAAAAGAATTAGAGGACAATTTATGTACTTCTATGCCCAAAATTAAGAGAATTCAACCAAGTCATCATGTGAGAAAATATTGTTTAGTTTAGAAATTAtagattgaattttaaaattatcattACCCATAATTAAGATGTCATCTACATACactaaaaatgtaaaaaaaaaaattatcagatTGTTTAAAAACAAAGAAGTTTTTAAGTGATCTCTTTGGAACACAAACATAGCCAGAGTTGATGATAGCTTGATAAATCGAGCTCTAAGTGCTTGCTTAAGCACATAGAGTAATTTATTAAGTTTGCATATATAATAACCCAGTttttcataaaataattttttagattttctgtaattaaaattcataaaatttgatGAGAATCACAGTTCACTTCGTGTTAACAAGGCAggtcattattaaaaataaaaaaaaatataaaataaatttatctaataaaagattattttttgtataagACAAAAAGTCCTTCTCAATGATGGCAATTAATTATCAGATCCAAATTCATTCGATAAAGAACTTTTACAACTATTCTTTTATCTGTTTAGCTTcaccaaaatattttaaaaatattttagagctaAAATAATATATGATAATGGTATTTCTCATACTAATATAATTATCTACTTTATCGGATACAATAAAAATAAGTGATCAAATAATTATTACTTTTGGTAATTATCCTCCAAAAATTTATCCTTCCTACATATTTTTTCACTCATATATACATCTCCTTTTACCATTTCTTAATCACCACAAATTAAATTTACCATGTAGTGAATTTACCTAAAGATAAGGATAATTAAGTCATCAAATTACATCATCATATGACACTTAAAATTACCCAAAATTTATCCCCTGAAAAGTCAGCACTTCATCTCCTCTAAAACCATCATATGTTAACATTTATATGGTTAATTGGTCACCAAGAGAGAATATTAGAGATAATATTACATaagtaaaagggaaaagaaaattaaaattttcaatctTATCTCTCCTATTTCTCAATGTcattctttctctcttttcttctcaTTATTGTCTCATCCTTATTACAAACATCAAcaatttaataaaagaaaaagaaagaaagaaagaaaaatgtaaCATTTTCACTATCAGAATGTCATATTTCTGACTGCATCACTCTAATAACAAGGATATTACGATGACctttatgtatataatataattaaataggAGCCTTTAACTGAAAACTTTATCgacttttttttgaaaaaacgaaaatatttttcttttttgcgtacatatatacatacaaatgATCACAATACTATTACATATCCAAGAAGAATAAAacaagcatatatatatatatacacatacacAGCCATATCATAAAAtcaactcctatccctctttaCAAAATATAGTGATAAGGCTGTAGttggtgagaacctaaccagaCAGTCTCACCAGAAGAATTTCAGAATTGTCATAAAAGAATATATTTAAGAAAGTTTGTTTTACAGTAGTGATCATTGCTCGTTTTATGATTCTTTTTGATAAATTATCCTTTCCTTAAATATCGATCATTGggctttttttttaaataaaaaagtgcTTTTATACAACCACTCTTACCaaaaattcatccaatcacagCCTCCGACCCAAAACTAGTTCACGTTCAAACAATCACAGCCTCCTGCCCAAAATACACCATAACACATCAATACATGTCAAGAGATTGATGTGTGCGcatatttagtatttttatttaccTCCAAAATCAAGAAAACcatttttaataatattcaaCTAAATCAactttcaaaaatcatttttatcaaCAACCACACACGATTCAAGCAATCAATAATTCAATCCAGTAAACAACACATCTATAACTCACATAATCACAAAAATACATTATTTACATtaatatctatttataataattctgtattataaaataaattttaagaaaaacccCTAACCCCACGCCCACTGGTGCCCTGTTCTCCCTCCTTACCTTTTCCTCTCTTCCCCATTCCCggatctctctctctttttcccctctctttcttttatttttcttcgcGCGTGTGTGTGTAACGAAAGGGGGTGGGGATGCGGCTGAGGGTGAGTG includes:
- the LOC130933981 gene encoding protein SMALL AUXIN UP-REGULATED RNA 12-like, which encodes MAKRGSISSRGGLLWRKGKGGLLPMMKKLLFSSSSHDDEKGVKEGHFVVIATQGWKEERFFIELGHLDNPDFVQLLKQAEEEYGFSQEGALAIPCDPLYLKTIISTKN